The genomic interval CTCGGGCAGCAGCGCGGCGATGCTGGCCGTGGCCTCGCCCATGCCAAAGCCGATTTCCAGGATGGTCGGGGCGCTGCGGCCAAAGGTGGCCTCCAGGTCCAGCGGTGCGCTGCGGTAGGGCAGCAAAAACTGCGGCCCCAGGCTTTCAAACGCCTTGGCCTGGCCGCTGGTGGTGCGGCCTGTGCGCAGCACGAAGCTCTTGATGGTTTTGTGGTGGGCGGGAGCCGCGGGGCTGGGCGTGGGAGCGATTTCGGGAGGGAGTTCGGTGTGCATGGCATCTATTTTGGGATATGGACTTGGTGGCAGAGGTACGTAAAACGGTACGGTCCACCGGCCCAACAGGGCTACACCATACCAAACCGGGGGCCGCCTTTGCGCGGCGAGCATGCCCGCTCCACCATCAGCTGGCCTTGCGCGTCCCAGGTGCGCCATCTGCCGGGTTGGAGCAAATGGGGAATCGGCAGCCTGCCCAGCACGCCGGGCAGCTTGGCAAACGCCCCTTGCCCTACCGCACGCCCACCCAGCGGGAAGTTCCAGGTGGGCGTGGTCGCCGCCGTCACCGGGGTGGCCAGAGCCTGCGCCAACTGGCTGGCGATGCCCCGAGAAATGGCCCCGGCATTGCAGGCATCCACCAGCACCGGCTCACCATGCCACACCCCGCTGTCACGCACCAGCTGCGCCAACGCCGTACCGTCGGCAATGCCTTGCACGCTGTGCGGCGTGGCATGGGCAAAGATGCACAGGTAACCCGGCAACTGCTTTTCACGCAGGCCCGAGGCGTACAGCCAGCGGTCGCGGGGTTGGATCAGGATGATCTTCTGCCGCTGGGGGTCGATGGTGGCGATCTTGCTCACCATGCGCTGGTGGCGGTCGAGGGCGGTGAAGGGGAGGTGGTGCAGGTCTTCAAACACCGCTCATCACCACATCCATCGCCTCCAGAACCTCGTAGCCGACGTGGTGCAGGGAGGTGACCACGTCCTTGAGGCTGCGTGCATCCACCGGGGCGGCGGCGTGGGCGAGTAGAAACAAGCTTTCGCCTTCGATGGTGAATTGCTTCACCAGGCGGCGCGACATGGGGGCGTGGATGCCCACCCGCGACAAAGGCATCACCAAACGGCTGGGCAGGGCGGAGAGCAGGTTGCTTTGCACGTCCACCACGTAGGGCATGGATGTTTTGGAGCGCGGACTGGGGTTGGGGTAAACGTCAAACTGGGCCACGGGCGTGTGCTACCAGTGCGGCTTACCAGATACGGATATCGTCACACCACAGGCCTTGCTCGTCCATGTGCTGTTGCTGGGCACCAATCCACTCCTTGTAGGTTTCCGCGAATTGCTCGGGTGTCAGCTTGGGGCTGGCAGCATTGGCGCGGCGCTCCAGGTCGGCGAACTGCTCGGCGGACACGATCAAGGCTTCCAGGCGACCATTTTTCTCGATGCGGACCGGGCTGATCTTGGCTTGGGATAGGCAGTGGCCAAAACGGTTTTTGGCTTCGGTTGCGGTGAGGTGCATGGCGGGCCTCGTGGATAAAAGGATGTAATGGCTATTTTAGCCATTGTGGAGGCGCTGCCACTGCCCCACCCACTGCGCCAGCGCGCTCGCAACATCCTCTCTACAGGCCTTCAATCCCAGCACCTCCGCCGCCGCATTCAACGCCGCCAACGGCTGCGCCAGGTCCAGCGCCTGGGCACCGTTTTGCTTGGAGAGTTTTTCGCCATTCGGACCCAGCACCAGCGGTGTGTGCAGGTACTGCGGCGTGGGCAGGGCCAGGGCTTGTTGCAGCCAGATCTGGCGCGGGGTGTTGTCGGCCAGGTCCTGGCCGCGCACCACGTGGGTGATGCCCTGGGCTGCATCGTCCACCACCACCGCAAGCTGGTAGGCCCACAGGCCGTCGGCGCGGCGCAGCACGAAGTCGCCGACCTCTTGGGATAGGTTTTGCTGCTGCGGGCCGAGCAGGCGGTCGTGCCAGGTGAGTACGTTGCCTACTATGGATTTGATAGCTGATTGCGCCGATGGAATAAGCGCTGGAGGCCTATTTTCTTTAAATTCTTCGGTACGCAGCCGCCAGGCCCGTGCAGGCCGGCCCCACAGGCCGCTGCGGCAGGTGCCGGGGTAGACCAGCTCGGCGTTGCGGTGGCGCGCCTGGCCCTGGGCGGCGCAGGCCGCCTCGATCTCTTTGCGCGAGCAGGCGCAGGGGTAGGCCCAGCCGCTGGCCACCAGCTGGTCCAGCGCCTGTTGGTACAGGGGGCTGCGGTGTGATTGGTAGGTGGGCGGTGCGTCGGGCACCAGGCCACAGGCGGCGAGCTGCTGCAGGATGACCGCGTCCATGCCGGGCAGGCAGCGCGGGGTGTCCACGTCTTCGATGCGCACCAGCCAGGTGCCGCCCAACGTACCACCCGATGCGCGGGCATCGAGCCAACTGGCCAGGGCAGCAACCAAAGAGCCCGCATGCAGCGGGCCCGTGGGGGACGGCGCGAACCGTCCGATGTAGCTGGGAATCAAGCTATTTTTAAGCAATCGCCAGCGCCATCTCCAGGCCGGAGATGAAGGCGTCTTCCACCCGGTGGCCTATGCACCAGTCGCCACAGGCGCCGATGCCGGATTTCTCGTCCCACAGGTGGCTGCGGCCCAGGGGCTGCACGGTTTGGGCATAGCGCCAGCGGTGCACTGCGGCGTGGGAGGGCTCGGCGCGGATACCGGTAACTTCGGTAAAGGCTTTCAGCAGCTTGGCCTGGATGCGGGCGGCATCGTCTTCCAGGTGCTCCAGTGACCAGGCAGCGCTGGCCTGCACTGTCCAACGTTCGATACTGCCGCGCCCGGGCTTGCTGGATTCGCGCGCCAGCCAGGCGATGCGGTGGTGGTTGCTGCGCGCTGCGTTCCATTGGGGCCCCAGGTGGGCCATGGTGGGCTGCATGGCCTGCGGGAACGCCAGCATCAGCGTCCAGCAGGGTGCTACCTGCACCGGGTGGATGTCGCGTACCAGGCGGGGGGCCTGGGCCGAGCTTTGCAGCAGGTCGACGGTTTGTGGATTCGGCATGGCCAGCACCACGGCATCGAAACCCGAGAACACGTGCTGCGCGTCCGCCGCGCCGGGCATGCCGGTGGTGCGCAGCTGCCATTGCTTTTTGTTCATCGGGTCGCGCTCGATGCGGGTGACCTGGGTTTCCAGTTCCAGTCGGCCATCTTCGGCCAGCGGCTTGGCCCAGTGCTTGACCAGCGCGTTCATGCCGGGCACCGGCACCCAGTGCGGGTCGCGCGAGGGCAGGGCGGCCAGGGCTACGCGGCCAAAGGTGTCGAGCACGCGCACCGAGTTGGCGCTCCAGGGTTTGCAGATGCCCTTGGCGGTTTCCAGGGCCAGGGCGAAACGCGGGTCGCGCACGGTGAAGTACTGCGCGCCGTGGTCAAACGTGCCAAACGATGTGCTGCGTGTGGACATGCGCCCGCCCGCGCTGCGGCTTTTGTCGAACACTGAAACGTTGTGGCCGGCCTGCACCAGCGTGCGGGCGCAGGCGATACCGGCCATGCCTGCGCCGATGACGGCGATCTGGCGGGGGGCTGTAGCACTGGGTTTGTTTGTCATGTGTGTTGGTTTTCTTTGGAGTGGCTACATAGGAACGACCAAGCACACTCTACACGCACTGCGTAGCCGCTTTGCTTGGGGACTTCACTCGGGCTCAGTTGCTCTGCTGTCGCTCCAGCAAAGCCGCGCGTGTTGCCGGGCTTTTGAGCTGCTGCAGCCACCATTGCAGCGCCCGCCCGTGGGTGCCGCTGGCCTCGGCGCGCCAGGCGTAACTGATGCGGAGGATGCGGTTGGGGCGTTCGACCGCGCGGCGCACCAAACGGCCGGTTTCCAGGTAGGGGCGGGCCAGGCCTTCGGGCAAAAATCCGCAGCCCAGGCCGCGCAGCTGGGCCTCCAGCTTGGCGCGCATGCTGGGCACGGTGAGCACGTCCTGACCGCCCAGCAGGCCGTAGGTCAGCGCGTTGCCACGCTGCGTGGAATCGGCCACGGCCACGGCGCGGTGCTGTTGGATCAGGCTGTCGGCCAGCGGTTCTGGCTGCTGGGCCAGGGGGTGGTGCGGGGCTACGGCAAAAATGAACTGCATGTCGCCCAGCCGGTCGCCGAGGATGTTGCTGTTGGTGGAGTTTTCCATGGCCACGCCAATCGCCAGATCGGCCAGGCCGGTGACCAGCGCGTCCAGCGTGCCATGCAGCACCTCTTCGCGGATCTTCAAGCGCGTGGGCGGGTTCAGCGCAAAAAATGCTTCGCACAGCTCCATCACCGTGGCGCGGGAAATCACGCTGTCCACCGCAATCGTGAGCTGCGGCTCCCAGCCGGTGGCCACGCGCTTGACGCGGTTGGCTACGGCGTCGATGTCTTCCAGCAGGCGCTGGCCTTCGCGCAGCAGCTCGGCCCCGGCCACGGTGAGCTTGGCCTGGCGCGAGCTGCGGTCGAACAGCAGGACGTCCAGCGCATCCTCGATATTGCGCACCCGGTAGGTCAGGGCGCTGGGCACCATGCCCAGGCTGCGGGCGGCAGCGGCAAAGCTGCCCTGGGCGTGGATGGTGACCAGCATGGACAAGGCATCGGGGGTGAGTACGTCGCGGGCGGTTTGCATGGTTAGGCTTTTTTCATTCAAATTTATCGAATGATGCCATCAAACGCAGTGGAATGCCAAACACCGGGATAGGATCAAAATTCAGGCCATGGACCCGATACGCGGGTCTTCACCTAAATAGGAGTTCACATGCTCACTCTCCGTAAATCCCAAGACCGTGGCCACGCCGACCATGGCTGGCTCAAGTCGCACCACAGCTTTTCGTTTGCCGGATACTTCGACGAAAAGCACATGGGCTGGGGCAATCTGCGCGTGATCAACGACGACACCATCACCCCCGGTGCCGGCTTTGGCACCCACGGCCACCGCGACATGGAAATCATCAGCTACGTGCTGCAGGGCGAGCTGGCGCACCGCGACACCATGGGCAACGTCAAGGGCATTCCGCCCGGCGACGTGCAGCGCATGAGTGCCGGCCGGGGCGTGCAGCACAGCGAGTTCAACCATGCAGACGACCAGACCACGCACTTTCTGCAAATCTGGATCGAGCCCAACGTCAAAGGCATTGCGCCCAGCTACGAGCAAAAGACCTTTGCCGAGAGCGAAAAGCGCGGCCTGCTGCGCCTGGTGGCCTCGCCCGACGGTGCCCAGGGTTCGGTGACCATCCATGCCGATGCGCACCTCTACGCCGGGCTGCTGGACGGTACGGAAACCGCCACCCTGGCGCTGAACCCGGCGCGCAAAGGCTATGTGCACCTGGTGCGCGGAGCCCTGGAAGTGAATGGCATCGCGCTGACCACCGGCGATGCCTTGCTGATCGACAACGAAGCCGAGCTCACCCTGGGCAAGGCTGCGAATGCCGAAGTCCTGGTCTTTGACCTGGCCGCTTAATTTTTTAAACCCTACTCTGAAAGAAAACCATGTTCAAAACTCTCCAAAACCCCCTGAGCTTCATTGGCCGCCTGCTGCTGGCCACCCTGTTTTTGCCTGCCGGCATCAGCAAGATCACCGGCTTTGCGGGCACCGTGGGCTACATCGCATCGGTCGGCCTGCCGTTACCCACGCTGGGCGCGCTCGTGGCCATTGCGGTGGAAGTGCTGGGCGGTCTCGCGCTGATCTTCGGCCTGGGCACCCGCTTTGCAGCGCTGGTGCTGGCCGGTTTCACGCTGGTGGCCAGCTTCTTTTTCCACGCCTACTGGGCCGTGCCTGCCGAAGCG from Comamonadaceae bacterium OS-1 carries:
- the gluQ gene encoding glutamyl-Q tRNA(Asp) synthetase gives rise to the protein MIPSYIGRFAPSPTGPLHAGSLVAALASWLDARASGGTLGGTWLVRIEDVDTPRCLPGMDAVILQQLAACGLVPDAPPTYQSHRSPLYQQALDQLVASGWAYPCACSRKEIEAACAAQGQARHRNAELVYPGTCRSGLWGRPARAWRLRTEEFKENRPPALIPSAQSAIKSIVGNVLTWHDRLLGPQQQNLSQEVGDFVLRRADGLWAYQLAVVVDDAAQGITHVVRGQDLADNTPRQIWLQQALALPTPQYLHTPLVLGPNGEKLSKQNGAQALDLAQPLAALNAAAEVLGLKACREDVASALAQWVGQWQRLHNG
- a CDS encoding renalase, with product MTNKPSATAPRQIAVIGAGMAGIACARTLVQAGHNVSVFDKSRSAGGRMSTRSTSFGTFDHGAQYFTVRDPRFALALETAKGICKPWSANSVRVLDTFGRVALAALPSRDPHWVPVPGMNALVKHWAKPLAEDGRLELETQVTRIERDPMNKKQWQLRTTGMPGAADAQHVFSGFDAVVLAMPNPQTVDLLQSSAQAPRLVRDIHPVQVAPCWTLMLAFPQAMQPTMAHLGPQWNAARSNHHRIAWLARESSKPGRGSIERWTVQASAAWSLEHLEDDAARIQAKLLKAFTEVTGIRAEPSHAAVHRWRYAQTVQPLGRSHLWDEKSGIGACGDWCIGHRVEDAFISGLEMALAIA
- the yhaJ_1 gene encoding HTH-type transcriptional regulator YhaJ, with amino-acid sequence MQTARDVLTPDALSMLVTIHAQGSFAAAARSLGMVPSALTYRVRNIEDALDVLLFDRSSRQAKLTVAGAELLREGQRLLEDIDAVANRVKRVATGWEPQLTIAVDSVISRATVMELCEAFFALNPPTRLKIREEVLHGTLDALVTGLADLAIGVAMENSTNSNILGDRLGDMQFIFAVAPHHPLAQQPEPLADSLIQQHRAVAVADSTQRGNALTYGLLGGQDVLTVPSMRAKLEAQLRGLGCGFLPEGLARPYLETGRLVRRAVERPNRILRISYAWRAEASGTHGRALQWWLQQLKSPATRAALLERQQSN
- the yhhW gene encoding quercetin 2,3-dioxygenase — translated: MLTLRKSQDRGHADHGWLKSHHSFSFAGYFDEKHMGWGNLRVINDDTITPGAGFGTHGHRDMEIISYVLQGELAHRDTMGNVKGIPPGDVQRMSAGRGVQHSEFNHADDQTTHFLQIWIEPNVKGIAPSYEQKTFAESEKRGLLRLVASPDGAQGSVTIHADAHLYAGLLDGTETATLALNPARKGYVHLVRGALEVNGIALTTGDALLIDNEAELTLGKAANAEVLVFDLAA
- the yqjF gene encoding inner membrane protein YqjF, producing the protein MFKTLQNPLSFIGRLLLATLFLPAGISKITGFAGTVGYIASVGLPLPTLGALVAIAVEVLGGLALIFGLGTRFAALVLAGFTLVASFFFHAYWAVPAEAVMVTQLLFIKNIAVTGGLLTLAAWGAGAWSLDARRGH